One window from the genome of Echinicola vietnamensis DSM 17526 encodes:
- a CDS encoding SusD/RagB family nutrient-binding outer membrane lipoprotein, which yields MKKNFRYIGFAFLASLGVMSCSETDFEDNYYDPEKSVTASVEKLYTGLLYNNNLENRNTTFPRYWNLFTFQIPMLGTYSQTNGYTNGQKIYEQATAYNQDRWDYYYTAFISNYREMENHYNSIEDAEQKEQFRLFMETGKVHLYDQTSQMVDIWGDIPFSEAGGLITTGGDIIRPKYDKAEDIYMTMIDDLKNIADFLNSYEPIAFYKAAFDNADILNQGDIEKWKIYANSLRLRLAMRISYYDEAKAQAVVGEILNNPGTYPVVSNVDETVQFVARGEQLNSVLTHHGGGIKDATIGRTAPGYMVNDLMVPSMDPRLRVMFSENKNGDYVGVPNDWAGSRVTDSTQANYFSRLDTATYSRNDKFPGIIITAAEVSLFKAEAAERWSIGGDAAENYEAGIRQSIAFLYHINNLNDNADGTNFVPEEAPTEEEIAAFLSSDIISYTGSMDEKLAKIGTQQWLNHGLMYAYHAWAEYRRTGYPALEFVEDPSSTQSTLPPLRLFYPETERTLNTENYNEVAAEDKVDVPIFWDVN from the coding sequence ATGAAAAAGAACTTTAGATATATTGGCTTTGCCTTCTTGGCTTCCTTGGGGGTGATGAGCTGTTCAGAAACTGATTTTGAGGACAATTATTACGATCCGGAAAAATCTGTTACCGCGAGTGTAGAAAAATTATATACAGGGTTGCTGTATAACAATAACCTTGAAAATAGAAATACGACTTTCCCGAGATATTGGAACTTGTTTACATTCCAAATTCCAATGCTGGGAACGTATTCCCAAACCAATGGCTATACCAATGGCCAAAAGATCTACGAACAGGCTACTGCCTATAACCAGGATCGATGGGACTATTATTATACCGCTTTCATTTCTAATTACAGGGAAATGGAAAATCACTACAACAGCATAGAGGATGCAGAACAAAAGGAGCAGTTCCGTTTGTTTATGGAGACCGGAAAGGTGCACCTCTATGACCAGACTTCCCAAATGGTGGACATCTGGGGAGATATTCCTTTTAGTGAAGCGGGAGGATTGATTACTACTGGTGGGGACATCATCAGGCCTAAGTATGATAAGGCAGAGGACATTTACATGACCATGATTGATGACCTTAAGAATATTGCTGATTTCTTGAATTCGTATGAGCCAATAGCATTTTACAAAGCAGCTTTTGACAATGCGGATATCTTGAACCAGGGAGATATCGAAAAGTGGAAGATCTATGCCAATTCCCTACGGTTAAGGTTGGCCATGAGGATTTCTTACTATGACGAGGCCAAAGCCCAAGCGGTAGTGGGAGAGATCCTGAATAACCCAGGAACTTACCCTGTGGTTTCCAATGTGGATGAAACGGTGCAGTTTGTGGCCAGGGGAGAGCAGCTAAACTCTGTGCTTACCCATCACGGAGGCGGAATCAAGGATGCTACGATCGGCCGTACAGCGCCAGGTTATATGGTGAATGATTTGATGGTTCCGAGCATGGACCCTCGATTGAGAGTGATGTTTTCGGAAAATAAAAACGGAGATTATGTGGGCGTGCCAAATGACTGGGCAGGCAGTAGGGTAACTGATTCCACTCAGGCCAATTACTTCTCGCGCTTGGATACGGCTACTTACAGTAGAAATGATAAATTCCCAGGAATTATCATTACAGCTGCCGAAGTGAGTTTGTTTAAGGCAGAAGCTGCCGAAAGATGGTCTATAGGTGGTGATGCTGCAGAAAATTATGAAGCGGGTATTCGTCAATCCATTGCGTTCTTATACCATATCAACAACCTGAATGACAATGCCGATGGAACCAACTTTGTGCCTGAAGAAGCACCAACAGAAGAAGAAATTGCCGCTTTCTTAAGCAGTGATATCATTTCTTATACCGGTTCCATGGATGAGAAGCTGGCTAAAATTGGTACCCAGCAATGGTTAAACCATGGCTTGATGTATGCCTACCATGCTTGGGCAGAGTATCGTAGAACCGGATATCCAGCATTGGAGTTTGTGGAAGATCCTAGTTCGACACAGTCCACTTTACCGCCATTGAGATTGTTCTATCCTGAAACGGAGCGGACGCTAAATACAGAGAACTATAACGAGGTGGCTGCAGAAGATAAAGTTGATGTGCCTATTTTCTGGGACGTGAACTAA
- a CDS encoding arylsulfatase, whose translation MKSQVLVCVFSVLIWGVSCQSGKDKRLMEDAHPNIIYIYADDLGFGEIGAYGQEKIQTPHLDKMALEGMVFTQHYTSSPVCAPARCGLMTGLHTGNAYIRGNKPVMPASFTDEVENGQQPLPKGTLTIGKLLQEAGYKTGAIGKWGLGMTGNSGAPNQQGFDYFYGYLDQRQAHNYYPTHLWENDHWDSLSNPYIFVHAPSAGGSEANVQAMTAFAKSGLKYGDEGFFDAYKGDEYAVDHMTEKATQFIRNHKDGPFFLYLPYTIPHVSLQVPDEAVKPYLGRFEEEPYLGQQGYAPHEFPKSAYAAMISYLDNEVGKILQLLKEEGLDENTLVIFTSDNGPTFNGGVDAGYFNSTAGLRGLKMDVYEGGIRMPMIARWPGKVPANTKSDHVSAQYDVMATFAALTGTAIPGETDGVSFLPTLLGDHLAQQPHEFLYFEYPEKGGQLAIRMGKWKGVKTNLKQHPDAKWELYDLQNDVKETTDVADMHEDIILRLDEIAKEEHKTPAFEQWDFMGKVLR comes from the coding sequence ATGAAGAGTCAAGTGCTTGTGTGTGTTTTTTCGGTACTTATATGGGGGGTAAGCTGTCAGTCGGGAAAAGATAAACGCCTAATGGAGGATGCCCATCCCAATATCATTTACATTTATGCCGATGATTTGGGCTTTGGTGAAATTGGAGCTTATGGCCAGGAAAAGATCCAGACGCCACATCTGGACAAAATGGCCTTGGAGGGGATGGTTTTTACGCAGCATTATACATCATCGCCAGTGTGTGCACCAGCCCGATGCGGATTAATGACAGGATTACACACCGGCAATGCGTACATCAGAGGGAATAAACCGGTAATGCCGGCCAGCTTTACCGATGAGGTGGAAAATGGACAACAGCCTCTCCCAAAAGGAACATTGACCATAGGGAAGTTACTTCAAGAAGCGGGTTACAAGACTGGGGCGATAGGAAAGTGGGGACTAGGCATGACGGGCAATTCCGGAGCACCGAACCAGCAGGGCTTTGACTATTTTTATGGATACTTGGATCAACGGCAAGCGCACAATTACTATCCTACACATCTGTGGGAAAACGATCATTGGGACAGTCTTTCAAATCCCTATATTTTCGTTCATGCTCCTTCTGCAGGTGGGAGTGAAGCAAATGTGCAGGCCATGACTGCTTTTGCGAAGAGTGGTTTGAAATACGGAGACGAGGGATTCTTTGATGCCTATAAAGGAGATGAATATGCCGTAGATCACATGACCGAAAAGGCGACGCAGTTTATCAGAAACCATAAGGATGGGCCTTTTTTCCTTTACTTACCGTATACCATTCCACACGTTTCCCTTCAGGTTCCGGATGAAGCGGTAAAACCTTATTTGGGTCGCTTTGAGGAGGAGCCGTATTTGGGCCAGCAGGGTTATGCTCCGCATGAATTTCCCAAATCCGCCTATGCTGCCATGATCAGTTACCTTGATAATGAAGTAGGTAAAATCCTTCAGCTGTTAAAGGAAGAGGGATTGGATGAAAATACACTCGTGATTTTTACCAGTGACAATGGCCCTACTTTCAATGGTGGGGTGGATGCGGGCTATTTTAACAGCACTGCTGGATTAAGGGGCCTTAAAATGGATGTTTATGAAGGGGGAATTCGCATGCCGATGATCGCAAGATGGCCCGGAAAGGTTCCCGCCAATACCAAATCAGATCATGTTTCTGCCCAATATGATGTGATGGCTACATTTGCAGCTCTTACCGGAACGGCTATACCTGGCGAAACGGATGGAGTATCATTCCTTCCGACATTGTTGGGGGATCATTTAGCGCAACAGCCTCACGAATTCCTATATTTTGAATATCCAGAGAAGGGAGGCCAATTGGCCATTCGGATGGGGAAATGGAAGGGAGTGAAAACCAATTTAAAGCAACATCCCGATGCCAAATGGGAGTTATACGACCTTCAAAACGATGTTAAGGAGACCACAGA